The following proteins come from a genomic window of Montipora capricornis isolate CH-2021 chromosome 9, ASM3666992v2, whole genome shotgun sequence:
- the LOC138016193 gene encoding uncharacterized protein, translating to MMINLTKLSGTGATQDQLKKVTGNVLGLWQLKRAGGDCLEWGFSKRKGQSAGDTCNIHVVKSLKSWCRILIVKEESEPLKTIADNYRKTVEHLPFYQHIFSLHVLLDQVPK from the exons ATGATGATAAATCTGACAAAATTAAGTGGAACAGGA GCAACACAAGATCAGTTAAAGAAAGTCACG GGCAATGTATTAGGTCTTTGGCAGCTAAAAAGGGCAGGTGGAGATTGTCTTGAATGGGGCTTTTCTAAAAGGAAG GGCCAATCTGCAGGAGATACATGTAATATACATGTAGTCAAATCTCTTAAAAGCTGGTGTCGAATCTTGATTGTGAAAGAGGAGAGCGAACCGTTGAAAACAATAGCTGATAATTATAGAAAAACAGTGGAACACCTTCCGTTCTATCAACATATATTCTCCTTACATGTTCTCCTCGACCAAGTCCCCAAATGA